The Aminivibrio sp. DNA segment CGAGTCGTTGAAAGCCCTCAAAGAAGTCCGGAAGGAACTGTAATACAGGACTACCCGGAAGGAAAGGAGAGGGAAGGCCGTTTTTTTCGGCCTTCCCTCTCTTGTAGTCGGAAGAAGTGTTTCTGCTGAACAAACGTGCCGGTTACTTGCTGCTTTTTCCCACGCTGAACGACTTGGCGCTCCAGGACTTTCCCCGCTTCCTGTTGGCGGCGTCGAGCACTTCGACGAACCTGCTCCCGCATCTGGGACATCTCATGGCTGCCGCCTTTTCTTCCAGCTCAAACTCGCTTTTGCACGACAGGCATCGAAATTTTCCCATGAAAAATCACCTCCGCTTTTTTTCCGGCATTGATGAGATGCTCGTGTATCGCTAAAAGTTTCTACGGCATATTATACCAGATTGTCCCGGACAGAAAAGGACTCCGCACTATTCTGCGCCAGAGGGTATAATAAGTCCAGCTTGAAACTGAAGGGA contains these protein-coding regions:
- a CDS encoding hydrogenase expression protein HypA/HybF, whose protein sequence is MGKFRCLSCKSEFELEEKAAAMRCPRCGSRFVEVLDAANRKRGKSWSAKSFSVGKSSK